The Microcoleus sp. AS-A8 genome window below encodes:
- the hemB gene encoding porphobilinogen synthase, with translation MFPTHRPRRLRKTAPLRRMVRENVLTTDDLIYPLFAVPGTGIANEVRSMPGVYQLSIDKIVEEAKEVYDLGIPSIILFGIPEDKDTDATGAWHDCGMVQKAATAVKEAVPDLVVIADTCLCEYTSHGHCGYLEVGDLTGRVLNDPTLELLKKTAVSQAKAGADIIAPSGMMDGFVQAIRAGLDEAGFEETPILSYAAKYASSYYGPFRDAADSAPQFGDRRTYQMDPANAREALKEIELDIAEGADMLMVKPALAYMDIIWRVKEASNLPVAAYNVSGEYSMVKAAALNGWIDEQRMVLETLTGFKRAGADLILTYHAKDAARWLQG, from the coding sequence ATGTTCCCAACCCATCGTCCTCGCCGTCTCCGCAAAACAGCCCCTCTACGCCGGATGGTGCGTGAGAATGTTTTAACCACTGATGATTTGATTTACCCTCTATTCGCCGTACCGGGTACTGGTATCGCGAATGAAGTCCGCTCCATGCCTGGAGTTTACCAATTATCGATCGACAAAATCGTTGAAGAGGCTAAGGAAGTTTACGACCTTGGCATTCCCTCGATTATTCTATTCGGTATTCCTGAAGATAAAGACACAGATGCCACGGGCGCATGGCATGATTGCGGCATGGTGCAGAAAGCCGCGACAGCCGTGAAAGAAGCTGTGCCCGATTTGGTGGTGATCGCTGATACTTGTTTGTGTGAATATACCAGTCACGGTCATTGTGGTTACTTGGAAGTCGGTGATTTGACGGGTCGTGTCCTGAATGACCCCACATTGGAATTGCTGAAGAAAACAGCCGTGTCCCAAGCGAAGGCGGGTGCCGATATCATTGCGCCTTCAGGGATGATGGACGGCTTCGTGCAGGCGATTCGGGCAGGATTGGATGAGGCTGGGTTTGAGGAGACGCCGATTCTTTCCTATGCCGCTAAGTATGCCTCGTCGTACTATGGCCCATTTCGAGATGCTGCCGATTCAGCGCCCCAATTTGGCGATCGCAGAACATACCAAATGGACCCCGCTAATGCTCGCGAAGCCCTCAAAGAAATCGAATTAGATATTGCTGAGGGGGCGGATATGCTGATGGTTAAACCCGCGTTGGCATATATGGACATCATCTGGCGTGTTAAGGAAGCCAGCAACTTACCAGTTGCGGCTTATAACGTCTCTGGTGAGTATTCGATGGTTAAAGCGGCAGCCCTAAATGGCTGGATTGACGAACAACGTATGGTGCTGGAGACGTTGACGGGGTTCAAGCGTGCGGGTGCTGATTTAATTCTCACTTATCACGCTAAAGATGCTGCTCGTTGGCTGCAAGGGTAA
- a CDS encoding HAMP domain-containing histidine kinase, with amino-acid sequence MELIFLLLGVGLGFLGSRMTRSVPQPVISTPSLPQQTPMNDLPSPKAHIEPALEEPKPLLEESQPALEEQKPLPNDIEPLKEDSKPLEVNTEPLEEQLKQTQLAYAMAKEMSQFKGGFLARTAHELRSPLSSLIGMHQLILSDLCDSPEEEREFVAQANNSALKMVKILDEVITVSKIEHGSNRLDIHPLPLTQIFEEVQGLTHMQATNSNLQFEVVPPDPEIYVLADSRRFRQVLVAIVDSAITKLADLKEGSIKISASRVPDSQEARIWIDVNTPTSAWSEVVDLLSTTPEVEKSAIQSAELSPGLTLLMAQTLVEVMQGKLEVLSVSDEELAATSATDNFIRLQCSMPLAIPEPVEQALA; translated from the coding sequence ATGGAGCTAATCTTTTTGCTATTGGGCGTCGGGTTAGGGTTTTTGGGAAGCCGTATGACCCGCTCTGTCCCACAACCTGTGATTTCCACCCCATCTTTACCTCAACAGACACCCATGAATGATCTCCCGTCTCCCAAAGCGCACATCGAGCCTGCACTAGAGGAACCCAAACCTCTCCTAGAGGAGAGCCAGCCTGCACTGGAAGAACAAAAGCCTCTCCCCAATGACATTGAGCCTCTGAAGGAAGACTCAAAGCCTCTTGAAGTCAACACTGAGCCGCTTGAAGAACAACTCAAGCAAACCCAACTCGCTTACGCCATGGCCAAGGAAATGAGCCAGTTTAAAGGGGGATTTTTGGCCAGGACGGCTCATGAGTTGCGATCGCCTCTGAGTAGTTTAATCGGTATGCATCAGCTAATTTTGTCTGATTTGTGTGACTCGCCAGAGGAAGAACGAGAATTTGTGGCTCAAGCCAACAATTCAGCCCTAAAAATGGTGAAAATTTTAGACGAGGTGATTACGGTATCGAAAATTGAACACGGCAGCAATCGTTTAGACATTCACCCCTTGCCGTTAACGCAGATTTTTGAAGAGGTTCAAGGTCTAACCCACATGCAGGCGACTAATAGCAATCTTCAGTTTGAAGTCGTTCCGCCTGACCCAGAAATTTATGTTTTAGCAGACTCACGTCGTTTCCGGCAGGTCTTAGTGGCTATTGTAGACAGCGCTATTACGAAGTTAGCCGACCTTAAAGAAGGCAGTATTAAGATTTCCGCTTCTAGAGTCCCAGACTCTCAAGAAGCTCGCATCTGGATTGATGTTAACACTCCAACCAGTGCCTGGAGTGAAGTGGTCGATTTACTTTCTACGACGCCTGAGGTGGAAAAGTCAGCCATCCAATCGGCTGAACTTTCACCAGGGCTGACCTTATTGATGGCTCAAACCCTGGTCGAAGTGATGCAAGGAAAGCTGGAAGTGCTATCGGTTTCGGATGAAGAACTCGCCGCAACCTCAGCCACGGACAACTTTATCCGACTTCAATGTTCTATGCCCCTAGCGATTCCTGAGCCTGTAGAGCAGGCGTTGGCATAG
- a CDS encoding TIGR03943 family protein, whose translation MSSNQTSRRPRKQRPQFQNLFLPLLDILALAAWGILMLKYWLMGQLSLLIHPNYFGLVVATGIALLILAALRISQLINQVRQQAAGRVPMMPVGQHISLFPPGWSTTLLLAAAILGLVITPQVFASQTAIQRGVTESVTMTRTQPQSFRSNSRPEERSLIEWVRTLAVYPEPDAYTGQPVKVQGFVVYPPNQPSQYLLISRFVITCCAADAYPVALPVKLNGNRDAYPVDSWQEVEGRMITETLDGKRQLVIEATSFKKIAKPANPYYY comes from the coding sequence CTCCCCCTATTAGATATTTTGGCTCTGGCAGCTTGGGGCATTTTGATGCTGAAATATTGGCTGATGGGTCAGTTAAGTTTGTTGATTCACCCGAATTATTTTGGGTTGGTGGTTGCCACCGGTATTGCCCTATTAATACTGGCAGCTTTGAGAATATCCCAGCTGATCAATCAGGTGCGTCAACAGGCTGCCGGACGGGTACCGATGATGCCAGTGGGTCAACACATCAGCTTGTTTCCCCCTGGATGGAGTACGACTCTGCTATTAGCCGCTGCTATTTTGGGCTTAGTGATAACACCCCAAGTATTTGCGAGTCAGACGGCTATTCAGCGAGGTGTCACGGAATCGGTCACCATGACACGAACGCAACCCCAATCGTTTCGCAGTAACAGTAGACCAGAGGAGCGATCGCTGATTGAATGGGTACGGACGCTTGCGGTTTATCCCGAACCTGATGCCTACACAGGTCAACCGGTGAAAGTCCAAGGCTTTGTGGTTTATCCTCCCAATCAGCCCTCACAATATCTGTTAATTTCCCGCTTTGTGATTACCTGCTGTGCGGCAGACGCTTACCCCGTTGCATTACCCGTCAAGCTCAATGGCAATCGCGATGCCTATCCCGTTGACAGTTGGCAAGAAGTGGAAGGTCGAATGATTACCGAAACTCTGGATGGAAAACGCCAACTAGTGATTGAGGCGACTTCCTTCAAAAAAATTGCCAAACCAGCCAATCCTTACTATTACTAG
- the rpmA gene encoding 50S ribosomal protein L27, whose amino-acid sequence MAHKKGTGSTRNGRDSNAQRLGVKRFGGQVVKAGNILIRQRGTKFHPGVNVGRGSDDTLFALIDGVVTFERKDRTRKKVSVYPVAAQVPAEAEMATAEA is encoded by the coding sequence ATGGCTCATAAGAAAGGAACAGGTAGTACTCGTAACGGTCGTGACTCGAATGCTCAGCGCTTAGGCGTTAAACGCTTCGGGGGTCAGGTCGTCAAAGCTGGTAACATCTTGATCCGTCAGCGCGGTACCAAGTTTCACCCAGGTGTCAATGTGGGTCGCGGTAGCGATGACACCTTGTTTGCGCTGATTGATGGCGTCGTCACCTTCGAGAGAAAAGATAGAACCCGTAAAAAAGTCAGCGTTTACCCCGTCGCGGCTCAAGTCCCTGCTGAAGCAGAGATGGCAACTGCTGAGGCTTAA
- a CDS encoding DUF1206 domain-containing protein, with protein sequence MWVERLARLGYTAKGIVYAIIGVLAVQAAFGTGGKTTDQKGALGEIATQPFGKFLLVLMALGLIGYVIWRFVEAVQDPEHKGNDAKGLATRLGAGISGIIYASLAFSALRLAMGSAASSSNSTQDWTARLMSQPFGQWLVGLGGALVIGLGFYQFYKAYKAKFRKHLKLQEMSPTEETWATRLGRFGEAARGVVFVITGFFLLEAARQSDPNQARGLDGALQSLAQQPYGPWLLGIVALGLVAYGIHMGVQARYRRINA encoded by the coding sequence ATGTGGGTGGAAAGACTAGCGCGATTGGGCTATACCGCGAAGGGAATTGTATATGCAATTATTGGAGTGTTGGCAGTACAAGCTGCCTTTGGCACAGGTGGTAAAACGACCGATCAAAAAGGTGCTTTAGGAGAGATTGCCACACAACCATTTGGCAAGTTCTTGTTAGTGTTAATGGCGTTGGGTTTAATTGGATATGTGATTTGGCGGTTCGTTGAGGCTGTTCAAGACCCCGAACACAAAGGTAATGATGCTAAAGGTTTGGCAACACGTCTTGGTGCGGGGATTAGCGGGATAATTTATGCAAGTTTAGCCTTTAGTGCGCTTCGGCTAGCGATGGGTTCGGCTGCTAGTAGTAGTAATTCAACCCAAGATTGGACAGCACGCTTGATGTCGCAACCCTTTGGTCAATGGTTGGTTGGTCTTGGCGGCGCTTTGGTCATTGGTCTTGGCTTTTACCAATTTTACAAAGCCTACAAAGCCAAATTTCGTAAACATTTGAAGTTGCAGGAAATGAGTCCTACCGAAGAAACTTGGGCGACGCGCCTGGGTCGATTTGGCGAGGCCGCACGAGGCGTTGTCTTTGTGATTACCGGTTTTTTCCTGCTAGAGGCTGCACGTCAGTCAGATCCAAACCAAGCGCGAGGACTGGATGGAGCATTACAATCTTTAGCACAGCAGCCATATGGCCCTTGGCTATTGGGAATTGTTGCCCTTGGTCTTGTGGCTTATGGAATTCATATGGGGGTACAGGCGCGATATCGTCGGATCAATGCCTGA
- a CDS encoding ATP-binding protein gives MSLRSLNRLFAKVSGKVPLRTVLIVPFVVQIVGAVGLVGYLSFMNGQKAVNDLASRLRSEISDRIDQHLDTYFATPPQINQINRDAIDLGLLSISDFQSTGRYFWKQMKVFDVGYICYGNIKGEYIGVERLENGSLLLNEVSSSNPGKLYIYETDNQGNRTKLQGVKDWNPHTEAWYTDAVKAGKPTWSQIYPWEDKPDIISISASYPIYNQKKKIVGVLGIDHLLSQISYYLSNLKVSKSGKTFILERDGLLVASSTSERPFKVVNGEAKRVKAAESKDPLIRLTTQYLTRHFSNLRKIDRSQQLNFKIAGQRQFIQVTPWQDQLGLDWLIVVVVPEADFMAQINANTHTTIALCLAALVVAIIFCILTAQWVTRPILRLNAAAKALAQGKWEQLVEIKRSDELGELAKSFGTMSGQLKQLFTTLEANNAEMKALNEALHESESRLTQFLDAVPVGVTVHDATGKICYANTTAQSILGKGIIPEELPEKLSEVYQIYLADTDQLCPTERLPALRALNGESLTIDDLTIHRGEQIIPVEARATPIFDEKGAIVEGTARRAIAYAIVALTDITQRKQAEAERIHFTEELERKNEALQHLDELKDEFLANTSHELRTPLNGMIGIAESMLDGATGKLSELQQKNLLLIAQSGRRLAALVNDILDFSKLKHKTIELQLKPIGMREIVEVVLNLSQPLIKSKNLQLINAIPPDLTPAEADENRLQQILYNLVGNAIKFTEKGRVEISAAVVSSHSEELDIGELNVESPNLQLSNLQPSTFKEQLAITVSDTGIGIPEDKLDRIFESFEQGDGSTAREYGGTGLGLAVTKKLVELHGGSIQVESTVGVGSRFTFTLTAAFGQSSELNSLSYSSCLLPPISKLNQEESIQPLEITQDQGQQFQIMIVDDEPVNLQVLINHLSLQNYAITQATNGIEALAMIERGFKPDLVLLDVMMPRMTGYEVCQKIREQFPAYELPVVMLTAKNQVTDLVEGFSVGANDYLTKPISKNELFARIKTHLSLSNLAVAYGRFVPHQFLHLLNKESILDVQLGDHIQKKMSILFSDIRSFTTLSESMKPEDTFKFINAYLSRMESVIVENQGFIDKYIGDGIMALFSGSADDAVKAGITMLHRLTEYNQHRANSGYIPLKIGIGINTGSLMLGTVGGKNRMDGTVISDAVNIASRLENLTKHYGVSLLISHHTLANFQNPTNYSIRFIEQVKVKGKSQAVAVFEVFDGDEPEIRQGKLATKVSFEQALWLYNLGLKSEAAELLTGVLKINPRDRVAQIYLERCQSRVPYAGDAHSTPLG, from the coding sequence ATGTCACTACGCTCTCTAAACCGCTTATTTGCTAAAGTTTCCGGAAAAGTTCCCTTGCGAACTGTCCTAATTGTCCCCTTCGTTGTGCAAATTGTTGGGGCAGTGGGTCTTGTGGGGTATCTTTCGTTTATGAACGGGCAGAAAGCGGTAAACGACCTCGCCAGCCGGTTACGCAGTGAAATTAGCGATCGCATCGATCAACATCTCGATACTTATTTTGCTACCCCTCCTCAGATTAATCAAATTAATCGGGATGCCATTGATTTAGGCTTATTGAGCATCTCTGACTTCCAAAGTACAGGACGCTACTTTTGGAAACAAATGAAGGTGTTTGATGTGGGCTACATTTGCTACGGCAACATCAAAGGTGAATATATTGGAGTCGAACGCCTAGAAAATGGTAGCCTGCTGCTCAATGAAGTTTCCTCATCTAACCCTGGTAAACTCTACATCTACGAGACAGATAACCAGGGAAATCGCACGAAACTTCAGGGAGTCAAAGACTGGAACCCGCACACGGAGGCGTGGTATACGGATGCCGTGAAAGCGGGTAAACCGACATGGAGTCAAATTTACCCATGGGAAGATAAGCCGGATATCATATCAATTTCTGCTAGTTATCCGATCTACAACCAAAAAAAGAAGATTGTCGGCGTACTCGGTATCGACCATCTGCTTTCCCAGATTAGTTATTACTTGAGCAACTTAAAGGTGAGCAAATCGGGAAAGACGTTTATTTTGGAACGTGACGGACTCTTGGTAGCCAGTTCCACGAGCGAACGACCTTTCAAGGTCGTTAATGGTGAGGCGAAAAGAGTCAAGGCAGCCGAAAGTAAAGACCCCTTAATTCGATTAACAACTCAGTATTTGACCCGACATTTTAGTAACCTGCGTAAGATTGACAGGAGCCAACAACTCAATTTCAAGATTGCCGGTCAACGCCAATTTATCCAGGTTACCCCCTGGCAAGATCAGCTGGGCCTGGATTGGCTCATCGTGGTGGTAGTGCCAGAAGCCGACTTTATGGCGCAAATCAACGCCAACACCCACACCACCATCGCGTTATGTTTGGCTGCATTGGTGGTCGCCATCATTTTCTGCATTCTTACGGCGCAATGGGTTACAAGACCGATTCTGCGCTTAAACGCAGCGGCTAAAGCTCTTGCTCAAGGTAAATGGGAGCAGTTGGTAGAAATAAAACGCTCCGATGAACTAGGAGAACTCGCTAAGTCCTTTGGTACTATGTCGGGGCAGTTGAAACAGCTATTTACCACCCTCGAAGCCAATAATGCCGAGATGAAAGCCTTAAATGAGGCATTGCATGAGAGTGAGAGCAGGCTGACTCAATTCCTCGATGCGGTACCCGTCGGCGTGACAGTCCACGATGCAACAGGCAAAATCTGCTATGCCAATACTACAGCCCAAAGTATATTAGGCAAGGGCATAATCCCAGAAGAGTTACCCGAAAAATTATCAGAGGTTTATCAAATCTATCTCGCCGATACTGATCAATTATGCCCCACAGAACGCCTGCCGGCCTTGCGGGCTTTAAACGGCGAAAGTTTGACGATTGATGATTTAACCATTCATCGAGGAGAGCAGATTATTCCGGTGGAAGCGAGAGCCACACCGATCTTTGATGAAAAGGGTGCGATTGTTGAAGGCACCGCCCGAAGGGCGATCGCTTATGCCATTGTTGCCTTGACGGATATCACTCAACGCAAACAAGCTGAAGCTGAACGGATTCATTTTACTGAAGAATTAGAACGAAAAAATGAAGCCTTACAGCACCTCGACGAACTCAAAGATGAGTTTTTAGCGAATACTTCTCACGAACTGCGTACACCCCTCAACGGCATGATTGGCATCGCTGAGTCAATGCTGGATGGAGCCACTGGAAAGCTTTCAGAACTTCAACAAAAAAATCTATTACTCATTGCTCAAAGCGGACGTCGCCTAGCCGCTCTCGTTAACGATATTCTTGATTTCTCCAAACTGAAACACAAAACCATTGAATTGCAACTTAAACCTATAGGAATGCGAGAAATTGTTGAGGTTGTACTCAATCTCAGCCAACCTCTAATTAAAAGCAAAAATTTGCAGCTCATTAACGCCATTCCCCCTGACCTGACTCCCGCCGAAGCTGATGAGAACCGTTTGCAACAGATTTTATACAACTTAGTCGGTAATGCGATTAAATTTACCGAAAAGGGTAGGGTAGAAATCTCAGCAGCAGTAGTTAGTAGTCACTCAGAAGAGTTGGATATTGGAGAGTTGAATGTTGAAAGTCCTAACCTGCAACTTTCTAACCTGCAACCTTCAACGTTTAAAGAGCAACTAGCCATTACCGTCTCGGACACGGGTATTGGTATCCCAGAAGATAAACTAGACCGAATTTTTGAATCCTTTGAACAAGGGGATGGTTCCACGGCGCGTGAATACGGAGGTACTGGTTTAGGGCTAGCTGTGACTAAAAAGCTAGTGGAGTTACATGGAGGCTCTATTCAGGTCGAATCAACGGTAGGGGTGGGTTCACGCTTTACGTTTACCCTAACAGCAGCATTCGGTCAGTCCTCAGAACTCAATAGTCTGTCCTATTCGTCCTGCCTGTTGCCTCCGATATCTAAACTTAATCAAGAAGAGAGTATCCAACCCTTAGAAATAACCCAAGACCAAGGACAACAATTCCAAATTATGATTGTGGATGATGAGCCAGTCAATCTTCAGGTACTCATCAACCATCTGTCACTGCAAAATTATGCAATTACTCAGGCTACCAATGGCATCGAGGCATTGGCCATGATTGAACGGGGGTTCAAACCTGATCTCGTTTTACTCGATGTCATGATGCCGAGAATGACGGGTTATGAAGTTTGCCAAAAGATCCGTGAACAGTTTCCGGCTTATGAACTTCCGGTTGTGATGTTAACCGCGAAAAATCAAGTCACTGACCTAGTGGAAGGATTTAGTGTCGGTGCTAATGATTATCTGACAAAACCTATCTCTAAAAACGAACTTTTTGCTAGAATAAAAACTCATCTAAGCCTCTCTAATCTCGCTGTTGCTTATGGTCGTTTTGTGCCTCATCAATTTCTTCACTTATTAAATAAAGAAAGTATTCTTGATGTTCAATTGGGCGATCATATTCAGAAAAAAATGTCAATTCTGTTTTCTGATATTCGTTCTTTTACGACTCTCTCAGAGAGTATGAAACCGGAGGATACTTTTAAGTTTATTAATGCCTATCTATCTCGCATGGAATCCGTGATTGTCGAGAATCAGGGGTTTATTGATAAATACATTGGTGATGGGATTATGGCTCTGTTCAGCGGCAGTGCTGATGATGCAGTGAAAGCTGGAATTACCATGCTGCATCGGTTGACAGAATATAATCAACATCGCGCCAATTCTGGCTATATCCCGCTCAAAATTGGTATTGGCATTAATACAGGTTCTTTGATGCTAGGAACCGTAGGGGGAAAAAATCGAATGGATGGTACGGTAATTAGTGATGCGGTCAACATCGCTTCGCGTCTAGAAAACCTGACCAAACATTATGGTGTGTCCTTATTAATCTCTCATCATACTTTAGCGAATTTCCAAAACCCGACGAACTATAGTATCCGCTTTATTGAGCAAGTTAAAGTGAAGGGAAAGTCTCAAGCTGTAGCCGTCTTTGAAGTTTTTGATGGAGATGAGCCAGAAATTAGACAGGGAAAATTAGCCACAAAAGTTAGTTTTGAGCAGGCTCTGTGGCTCTACAATCTGGGTTTAAAAAGTGAGGCGGCAGAACTGTTGACAGGTGTCTTGAAAATTAACCCAAGGGATAGAGTGGCTCAAATCTATCTGGAGCGTTGTCAATCGAGAGTTCCCTACGCAGGCGATGCTCATTCCACGCCGCTAGGCTAA
- a CDS encoding L-threonylcarbamoyladenylate synthase translates to MTQVSLSALVTGASTGQLVSFPTDTVPALAVQPERSDLIFAAKQRSQEKPLILMGASPAALWPFVQGTATEMEIWQQVAQKYWPGALTLVLPASAKVPAAMNPTDPTTIGIRVPNSRIAIAILSQTGPLATTSANRSGEPPLQTMAEIETYFPAVLTLESPELEAAQISTTGVPSTVAKWTTSGWKILRQGSIQLEST, encoded by the coding sequence ATGACTCAAGTTTCTCTGTCCGCTTTGGTGACTGGCGCAAGCACCGGTCAGTTAGTCAGCTTTCCCACAGATACGGTACCTGCCCTAGCCGTGCAACCTGAGCGCTCAGACTTGATATTTGCCGCCAAGCAGCGCTCTCAAGAGAAACCCTTGATTTTAATGGGGGCATCGCCCGCCGCTCTCTGGCCTTTTGTGCAAGGTACGGCGACCGAAATGGAGATTTGGCAGCAAGTTGCTCAAAAATACTGGCCAGGAGCACTCACATTGGTCTTGCCTGCCTCAGCCAAAGTCCCGGCTGCCATGAACCCGACTGACCCCACCACCATCGGCATACGAGTGCCAAACTCTAGAATTGCGATCGCGATTTTGTCCCAAACTGGGCCTTTGGCAACCACCAGCGCCAATCGATCGGGTGAGCCTCCCTTGCAAACGATGGCAGAAATAGAGACCTATTTTCCTGCGGTTCTCACCCTTGAGAGTCCTGAATTGGAAGCCGCTCAAATTAGCACGACGGGAGTTCCTTCGACGGTTGCCAAGTGGACGACTAGCGGCTGGAAGATTTTACGCCAAGGAAGCATTCAACTAGAAAGCACATAG
- the rplU gene encoding 50S ribosomal protein L21, translated as MSYAIIETGGKQVRVEPGRFYDIELLAVQPEENVTINNVLLVQHNGELTIGQPFVEGAAVEGTVLRHFRGRKILVYKMKPKKKTRKKRGHRQEITRLMINSITMNGSVVASSSQEQNETPVTAQTTTEAPSTEELTEATSQ; from the coding sequence ATGAGTTATGCAATTATCGAAACCGGTGGCAAGCAAGTGCGAGTAGAACCCGGTCGCTTTTATGACATTGAACTGTTAGCTGTCCAACCCGAAGAGAACGTCACCATTAATAACGTTTTGCTCGTTCAGCATAATGGTGAACTGACAATCGGTCAGCCTTTCGTTGAGGGGGCAGCCGTCGAGGGTACGGTGTTGCGGCACTTTCGCGGTCGCAAAATCCTCGTCTACAAGATGAAGCCCAAGAAGAAGACTCGCAAGAAGCGGGGACATCGGCAGGAAATTACCCGCTTGATGATTAATTCCATCACTATGAATGGTTCTGTTGTCGCTTCCTCTTCACAGGAGCAAAACGAGACACCTGTCACAGCTCAAACCACAACTGAAGCACCCAGCACTGAGGAATTAACCGAAGCTACTTCACAATAG
- a CDS encoding GNAT family N-acetyltransferase produces the protein MDCRHIQFCDRKSQIDYHQLQALFGLGAFWAKERKIDELKIAIANSEPVISVWDGEQLIGFSRATSDGIYRGTIWDVVIHPDYRGVGLGRKLVETVLSHPRMNRVERVYLMTTHQQSFYERIGFETNSTTTMVLYNQPIHRSMPTPALQAQESLGA, from the coding sequence ATGGATTGCCGCCATATTCAATTTTGTGATCGCAAATCTCAAATCGATTATCATCAACTTCAAGCACTATTCGGCTTGGGAGCGTTTTGGGCAAAAGAGCGAAAAATTGACGAGTTGAAAATAGCGATCGCCAACAGCGAACCCGTGATCAGCGTTTGGGACGGTGAACAGCTCATTGGTTTTTCACGGGCAACCTCAGATGGTATTTACCGAGGCACAATTTGGGATGTAGTGATTCACCCGGACTATCGCGGTGTAGGTTTAGGTCGTAAGTTAGTAGAAACAGTCCTATCCCATCCCCGCATGAACCGGGTAGAGCGAGTCTACCTAATGACCACCCATCAACAAAGTTTCTACGAGCGCATTGGTTTTGAGACAAATTCCACAACCACAATGGTGTTGTATAACCAGCCCATACACCGCTCTATGCCAACGCCTGCTCTACAGGCTCAGGAATCGCTAGGGGCATAG
- a CDS encoding actin-binding WH2 domain-containing protein: MIERQSQATKSFSVLIGLLRDRTAFLEEIRSGVKLSSKSTALLICSSLFFALYGAIIGSFNGWAQALSSAVKLPSLYLITLIICFPTLYFFNILFGSRKTAGQHFVMLLTAAAVISVLLFSFAPITLFFLITTYNYQFFKLLNVAILAITGIIGVKFLYQGMQLLSKEDEEGLKTRMSILRFWLILYAFVGTQLAWTLRPFFGRPNSPFELFREMQGNFYLDIFQALGEIFGAR; this comes from the coding sequence ATGATAGAACGTCAATCTCAAGCGACGAAATCTTTTAGCGTCTTAATAGGTCTCTTACGCGATCGCACCGCATTTCTGGAAGAAATTCGTTCCGGTGTCAAGCTGAGCAGCAAGAGTACGGCTCTGCTCATCTGTAGTTCCCTCTTTTTTGCCCTCTATGGTGCGATTATTGGCTCATTTAATGGTTGGGCACAAGCCTTATCCTCTGCCGTTAAACTTCCCTCACTCTACTTAATCACCCTAATCATTTGTTTTCCTACCTTATACTTTTTCAATATTCTGTTTGGTTCGAGGAAAACGGCAGGACAGCATTTTGTCATGCTCCTGACGGCTGCCGCTGTGATTAGTGTTTTACTCTTTAGTTTTGCACCAATTACGCTATTTTTTCTCATTACAACCTATAATTACCAGTTTTTTAAGTTATTGAATGTAGCGATTTTGGCGATCACAGGAATTATAGGAGTGAAGTTCCTTTATCAAGGAATGCAGCTATTGTCGAAAGAGGATGAGGAAGGGCTAAAAACTCGAATGAGTATTTTACGCTTTTGGCTGATTCTTTATGCTTTTGTGGGTACACAGTTGGCCTGGACGTTACGGCCTTTCTTTGGCAGACCAAACTCGCCGTTTGAATTATTTCGTGAAATGCAGGGAAACTTTTATTTAGATATCTTTCAAGCCTTGGGAGAAATTTTTGGTGCTCGTTAG